One genomic window of Arachis hypogaea cultivar Tifrunner chromosome 8, arahy.Tifrunner.gnm2.J5K5, whole genome shotgun sequence includes the following:
- the LOC112706804 gene encoding uncharacterized protein isoform X2 — protein sequence MRVPGLLPQQLWELLLDFLLISLLSNVENSFEVGSSGNVNPEALGSVSLFKIYVPSNPRGAELLPPGIIVSESDLYLRRLWGDPSEDLEKKPKYLVTFTVGYDQRHNINAAVNKFSDDFAILLFHYDGRTSEWDQYEWSKNAIHVSVMKQTKWWYAKRFLHPDIVSAFEYIFIWDEDLGVEHFNPDEFINIIKKHGLEISQPGLEPNNGLTWEMTKRRGDSEVHMVTEEKPGWCSDPHLPPCAAFVEIMAPVFSREAWRCVWHMIQNDLVHGWGLDFSLRRCVEPAHEKIGVVDSQWIVHQVIPSLGLQGEADNGQEPWDAVRTRCRNEWAEFQARMNDADKSYIEGLNNYRKG from the exons ATGAGGGTTCCAGGATTATTGCCACAGCAACTATGGGAGTTGCTGTTGGATTTTTTATTG ATTAGCTTACTTTCAAATGTGGAGAATTCTTTTGAAGTAGGATCTTCTGGAAATGTAAATCCTGAAGCCTTAGGGTCAGTTAGTTTATTTAAG ATATATGTTCCATCAAACCCTCGCGGAGCAGAATTACTACCCCCAGGAATTATTGTATCAGAATCTGATTTGTATTTGCGCAGACTATGGGGCGATCCAAGTGAG GATCTGGAGAAAAAACCAAAGTATTTGGTGACATTTACTGTTGGTTATGATCAGAGGCATAATATCAATGCTGCAGTCAATAAG TTTTCTGATGATTTTGCAATTTTGCTCTTTCATTATGATGGTCGGACTAGTGAATGGGATCAGTATGAGTGGTCAAAGAATGCAATCCATGTTAGTGTAATGAAACAAACAAAATG GTGGTATGCTAAAAGGTTTTTGCATCCTGATATAGTATCAGCTtttgaatatatttttatctGGGATGAAGATCTTGGAGTGGAACACTTCAACCCAGACGA GTTtatcaacataattaaaaaaCATGGTTTGGAGATCTCTCAACCTGGTCTTGAGCCCAATAACGGATTGACATGGGAGATGACAAAAAGGAGAGGGGATAGTGAAGTTCACAT GGTTACTGAAGAGAAACCAGGTTGGTGTAGCGATCCACATTTGCCTCCTTGTGCTGC aTTTGTGGAAATTATGGCTCCTGTCTTTTCTCGGGAAGCATGGCGATGTGTTTGGCATATGATTcag AATGACCTAGTGCACGGATGGGGATTGGATTTTTCTCTCAGAAGATGTGTAGAG CCTGCGCATGAAAAAATTGGTGTAGTTGATTCACAATGGATTGTTCATCAAGTAATTCCTTCTCTCGGACTACAG GGAGAGGCTGACAATGGACAAGAACCATGGGATGCG GTGAGAACGAGATGTAGAAATGAATGGGCTGAGTTTCAAGCTCGCATGAATGATGCTGATAAGTCGTATATTGAAGGACTCAACAACTATCGAAAAGGTTAA
- the LOC112706804 gene encoding uncharacterized protein isoform X1, whose amino-acid sequence MRIMHRNVVKRSNEGSRIIATATMGVAVGFFIGISLSSLHLTKISLLSNVENSFEVGSSGNVNPEALGSVSLFKIYVPSNPRGAELLPPGIIVSESDLYLRRLWGDPSEDLEKKPKYLVTFTVGYDQRHNINAAVNKFSDDFAILLFHYDGRTSEWDQYEWSKNAIHVSVMKQTKWWYAKRFLHPDIVSAFEYIFIWDEDLGVEHFNPDEFINIIKKHGLEISQPGLEPNNGLTWEMTKRRGDSEVHMVTEEKPGWCSDPHLPPCAAFVEIMAPVFSREAWRCVWHMIQNDLVHGWGLDFSLRRCVEPAHEKIGVVDSQWIVHQVIPSLGLQGEADNGQEPWDAVRTRCRNEWAEFQARMNDADKSYIEGLNNYRKG is encoded by the exons ATGAGAATCATGCATCGCAA TGTAGTTAAAAGATCAAATGAGGGTTCCAGGATTATTGCCACAGCAACTATGGGAGTTGCTGTTGGATTTTTTATTGGTATTTCACTTTCATCCTTGCATTTGACTAAG ATTAGCTTACTTTCAAATGTGGAGAATTCTTTTGAAGTAGGATCTTCTGGAAATGTAAATCCTGAAGCCTTAGGGTCAGTTAGTTTATTTAAG ATATATGTTCCATCAAACCCTCGCGGAGCAGAATTACTACCCCCAGGAATTATTGTATCAGAATCTGATTTGTATTTGCGCAGACTATGGGGCGATCCAAGTGAG GATCTGGAGAAAAAACCAAAGTATTTGGTGACATTTACTGTTGGTTATGATCAGAGGCATAATATCAATGCTGCAGTCAATAAG TTTTCTGATGATTTTGCAATTTTGCTCTTTCATTATGATGGTCGGACTAGTGAATGGGATCAGTATGAGTGGTCAAAGAATGCAATCCATGTTAGTGTAATGAAACAAACAAAATG GTGGTATGCTAAAAGGTTTTTGCATCCTGATATAGTATCAGCTtttgaatatatttttatctGGGATGAAGATCTTGGAGTGGAACACTTCAACCCAGACGA GTTtatcaacataattaaaaaaCATGGTTTGGAGATCTCTCAACCTGGTCTTGAGCCCAATAACGGATTGACATGGGAGATGACAAAAAGGAGAGGGGATAGTGAAGTTCACAT GGTTACTGAAGAGAAACCAGGTTGGTGTAGCGATCCACATTTGCCTCCTTGTGCTGC aTTTGTGGAAATTATGGCTCCTGTCTTTTCTCGGGAAGCATGGCGATGTGTTTGGCATATGATTcag AATGACCTAGTGCACGGATGGGGATTGGATTTTTCTCTCAGAAGATGTGTAGAG CCTGCGCATGAAAAAATTGGTGTAGTTGATTCACAATGGATTGTTCATCAAGTAATTCCTTCTCTCGGACTACAG GGAGAGGCTGACAATGGACAAGAACCATGGGATGCG GTGAGAACGAGATGTAGAAATGAATGGGCTGAGTTTCAAGCTCGCATGAATGATGCTGATAAGTCGTATATTGAAGGACTCAACAACTATCGAAAAGGTTAA